The Pedobacter roseus genome contains a region encoding:
- a CDS encoding Gfo/Idh/MocA family oxidoreductase: MDTNINKTINAGLLAYGMSGKVFHAPFLNAHDGFNLKAVVERSHKNAVNDYPNIISYNSVEELLNDEEIELVVINTPNNLHYEHSKAALNAHKHILVEKPFTATTAQAKELFELADSVGKQIFFYQNRRWDSDFTSVKKVIDSGKLGKLVEVHLRYDRYRNVIGPKAFKETPLEASGLLYDLGPHLLDQVIGLFGKPLSSHKILGKNRVGTLVDDYFSIQLSYPDSVNVFVTSSMLVVNPQPGFVLHGVNGSFIKQRTDIQEEQLLAGMKLTDPAYGIESPSKDGLLTTIDADGNKTEEVIKSEVGSYLPLFEAVYQSITNNKPYPVTREDVLVQLEIIES; the protein is encoded by the coding sequence ATGGATACGAATATCAATAAAACAATTAATGCAGGTTTATTAGCTTACGGCATGTCTGGAAAGGTTTTTCATGCTCCTTTTCTAAATGCACATGATGGTTTCAATTTAAAGGCCGTGGTAGAACGGAGCCATAAAAATGCAGTTAACGATTACCCCAATATTATTAGTTACAACAGCGTTGAAGAGCTGCTGAATGATGAAGAAATTGAGTTAGTGGTAATTAATACCCCAAATAACCTTCATTACGAACATTCGAAAGCTGCATTAAATGCGCATAAACATATTTTGGTTGAAAAACCTTTTACCGCAACCACTGCGCAGGCCAAAGAACTTTTCGAACTGGCCGATAGCGTTGGCAAACAGATTTTCTTTTACCAGAACCGCCGTTGGGACAGTGATTTTACTTCGGTAAAAAAAGTGATCGATAGCGGCAAGCTGGGTAAACTGGTTGAAGTTCATTTACGTTACGATCGTTACCGAAATGTTATCGGGCCGAAGGCATTTAAAGAAACCCCGTTAGAGGCCAGCGGATTGCTTTACGATTTAGGTCCGCATCTTTTAGATCAGGTGATCGGTTTATTTGGCAAGCCGTTGAGTTCCCACAAAATTTTAGGTAAAAACAGGGTTGGTACTTTGGTCGACGATTATTTTTCGATCCAGTTGAGCTATCCTGATAGCGTAAATGTTTTTGTAACCTCGAGCATGTTGGTGGTAAACCCACAGCCGGGCTTTGTTTTGCATGGCGTAAACGGGAGCTTTATTAAACAAAGAACCGATATTCAGGAAGAACAGTTACTGGCAGGTATGAAATTAACCGATCCGGCTTATGGTATTGAGTCACCGAGTAAAGATGGTTTATTAACCACCATTGATGCCGATGGGAATAAAACGGAAGAAGTCATTAAATCGGAGGTAGGAAGTTATCTGCCTCTTTTCGAAGCCGTTTACCAATCAATCACCAATAATAAACCTTATCCGGTTACCAGAGAAGATGTTCTGGTTCAATTAGAAATTATCGAAAGCTAA
- a CDS encoding M90 family metallopeptidase, giving the protein MNSLPFAYLIPIFLIALYLILKKKKVAIEPLTDVDKKILDDYVGYYHNLDSTDKLKFEQKVAAFFSAVKIEAVGLEMTTLDELLIASSAVIPIFGFDDWQYKNLTSVLLYPDTFNKDFQFDGGERNIMGMVGTGYMNGQMILSRSALRHGFSKSAGKENTAIHEFVHLLDKSDGATDGVPENLLAHEYTLPWVKMMHEEIARIEDNKSDINPYAITNEAEFFAVVSEYFFEKPELLKDKHPELYFQLSRIFAQQPAR; this is encoded by the coding sequence ATGAACTCGTTGCCATTTGCTTATTTAATCCCCATTTTTCTGATTGCCCTTTACCTCATCCTTAAAAAAAAGAAGGTTGCTATTGAGCCTTTAACAGATGTAGACAAGAAAATACTGGACGATTATGTGGGTTATTACCATAATCTCGATTCGACAGATAAGCTTAAATTTGAGCAAAAGGTGGCGGCATTTTTCAGTGCGGTTAAAATTGAAGCGGTTGGTTTGGAAATGACCACTTTAGATGAACTGCTGATTGCCTCAAGTGCGGTTATCCCTATTTTTGGTTTTGATGATTGGCAATACAAAAACTTAACCAGCGTTTTATTATATCCTGATACTTTTAACAAAGATTTTCAGTTTGATGGTGGAGAAAGGAATATTATGGGTATGGTGGGTACTGGTTATATGAACGGACAAATGATTTTATCACGTTCGGCACTTCGTCATGGTTTTTCTAAAAGTGCAGGTAAAGAAAATACAGCCATACATGAATTTGTTCACCTCTTAGATAAATCGGATGGGGCAACTGATGGCGTTCCGGAGAATTTATTGGCACACGAATATACTTTGCCATGGGTAAAAATGATGCACGAGGAAATTGCCAGGATTGAAGATAACAAATCGGATATTAATCCTTATGCCATCACCAACGAGGCCGAATTTTTTGCAGTAGTTTCTGAATATTTCTTCGAAAAACCCGAGTTGTTAAAGGATAAACATCCTGAATTGTATTTTCAGTTAAGTCGCATTTTTGCGCAACAGCCTGCTCGTTAA
- a CDS encoding DUF6263 family protein, translated as MRILATVICSLISISSFAQKIYVLRQNYPTGYRYDFSINSDQIINQKIGGQEVHLTQNIGTDYTFDITEGHNGEKDVKVTYNRIFMKSVAMGTTMTYNSDEQDSTKKNPFSGLKGASFFMTVTPNGGIKTVAGIDKMLDNMASKMSNDTSEVRQIKNALSKQFSAEVVKQTMESSFKIYPERAVKIGDSWTVDTKLQMSMPIETITAYTLKEVKDGIAILSVKGALVSKGNFEVMGNKMETDLKGTNSGETSIDIKTGIVLNSHLRIELYGKMKSMGQDIDFEMQGINKIVGKEVN; from the coding sequence ATGAGAATATTGGCAACTGTTATCTGTAGTTTGATTTCGATCAGCAGTTTTGCGCAGAAAATTTATGTATTAAGGCAAAATTACCCGACAGGTTACAGGTATGATTTCTCTATTAACTCTGATCAGATCATTAACCAGAAAATTGGCGGTCAGGAGGTACATTTAACCCAGAATATCGGCACGGATTATACGTTCGATATCACCGAAGGCCACAATGGAGAAAAAGATGTGAAAGTAACCTACAACAGGATTTTTATGAAATCTGTTGCGATGGGTACTACAATGACCTATAACTCTGATGAGCAGGACAGCACCAAAAAAAATCCATTCAGTGGTTTAAAGGGCGCTTCTTTTTTTATGACGGTAACGCCAAACGGAGGGATTAAAACCGTTGCGGGCATAGATAAAATGCTCGACAATATGGCGTCAAAAATGAGCAATGATACCAGTGAGGTGAGGCAGATTAAAAATGCTTTAAGTAAACAGTTTAGTGCAGAAGTGGTGAAACAGACCATGGAATCGTCGTTTAAAATATATCCGGAAAGAGCAGTTAAAATTGGCGATAGCTGGACGGTTGATACAAAACTGCAGATGAGTATGCCGATAGAAACCATTACCGCATACACTTTGAAAGAAGTGAAAGATGGAATTGCCATCCTCAGCGTAAAAGGCGCATTGGTATCAAAAGGAAATTTTGAAGTGATGGGCAATAAAATGGAAACCGATTTAAAGGGCACTAACTCAGGAGAAACATCAATTGATATTAAAACCGGGATTGTGCTGAACAGTCACCTGCGGATAGAGCTGTATGGGAAAATGAAATCGATGGGGCAAGATATTGATTTCGAAATGCAGGGCATTAATAAAATTGTAGGGAAAGAGGTAAATTAA
- a CDS encoding alpha/beta fold hydrolase, with translation MKRYFLLLALSLFIFSHVQAQKTDTLSITLDNVKYPYPVKYFPINTEGQDIKMAYMDVAPTANANGKTAILFHGKNFGGYYWGNVIKALTNIGYRVIVPDQIGFGKSSKAFIHYSFHQMAAWNKKLLDTLGIQKTVVLGHSMGGMLATRFALMYPETTEKLLLENPIGLEDYKTFVPYVTTAQQYQTELKTTAESVRKYYQGSYFTYWKPEYEYLVDIAGGVTNSADYPRWAKVAALTYTMIYEQPIVYEFQNLKVPTVLFIGKEDKTIVGKGLLTPDQQALHGQYKLLGKQTAAKIIGSKIIEFDACGHIPHIEIPTEFLVALTGSL, from the coding sequence ATGAAGAGATACTTCCTGTTATTAGCACTTAGCCTGTTTATTTTTAGCCACGTACAGGCACAAAAAACAGATACCCTTTCTATCACTCTGGATAACGTTAAATATCCTTATCCGGTTAAATACTTCCCCATTAATACCGAAGGACAAGATATTAAAATGGCCTATATGGATGTTGCACCAACTGCAAATGCCAATGGAAAAACGGCAATCCTTTTTCATGGGAAAAATTTTGGAGGTTATTACTGGGGCAACGTAATTAAAGCCCTGACAAACATTGGCTATCGGGTTATTGTACCCGATCAGATCGGTTTTGGCAAATCGTCAAAAGCATTTATTCATTACAGCTTCCACCAAATGGCGGCCTGGAATAAAAAATTATTAGATACGCTTGGTATTCAAAAAACAGTGGTTTTAGGCCATAGCATGGGTGGTATGCTGGCCACCCGCTTTGCCTTAATGTACCCTGAAACCACAGAAAAATTGCTACTCGAAAATCCGATCGGTTTAGAAGATTACAAAACTTTTGTTCCTTATGTCACCACCGCACAGCAATACCAAACCGAGCTAAAAACTACCGCAGAAAGTGTAAGAAAATACTATCAGGGCTCTTATTTTACCTATTGGAAACCTGAATACGAATACCTGGTTGATATTGCTGGTGGCGTAACCAATAGTGCTGATTATCCACGTTGGGCTAAAGTAGCTGCACTAACCTATACCATGATTTACGAACAACCGATTGTTTACGAATTTCAGAATTTAAAGGTACCTACCGTTTTATTTATCGGTAAAGAAGATAAAACCATTGTAGGTAAAGGTTTGCTTACACCTGATCAACAGGCTTTACACGGCCAGTACAAACTTTTAGGCAAACAAACAGCTGCCAAAATTATAGGGTCCAAAATTATCGAATTTGATGCCTGTGGCCATATTCCACATATCGAAATTCCAACGGAGTTTTTAGTGGCGTTAACGGGTAGTTTATAG
- a CDS encoding GntR family transcriptional regulator, translated as MEFRDNKAIYLQIAEYVCEHILLEKWKAEEKLPSVRELAVELEVNPNTVMRTYELLQNKSIINNKRGIGFFVSDDAIEHVKSYRKALFMDDELPVVFRNIYLLNIGFDELKSKYETFVKENFNA; from the coding sequence ATGGAATTTAGAGATAATAAGGCGATATACCTTCAAATTGCAGAATACGTTTGTGAACATATTTTGCTCGAAAAATGGAAAGCCGAAGAAAAACTACCCTCAGTGAGGGAATTAGCGGTTGAACTTGAAGTTAACCCAAATACAGTAATGCGTACCTACGAATTACTACAAAACAAAAGCATTATCAATAATAAAAGGGGAATCGGCTTTTTCGTAAGCGATGATGCCATTGAGCATGTGAAAAGCTATAGAAAAGCGCTATTTATGGATGATGAGCTTCCGGTAGTATTCAGGAACATTTATTTATTAAATATTGGCTTTGATGAACTGAAAAGCAAATACGAAACATTTGTAAAAGAAAATTTTAACGCTTAA
- a CDS encoding ABC transporter ATP-binding protein, with protein MININNLNFGYSKHKPLFKNMSMRLSNGHIYGLLGKNGAGKSTLLKNLAGLVYAQSGTLEVMGYDPAKRQPALLEQICFIPEEFYLPSVKIDGYIKANAPFYKNFDHNYFTDLIKEFDIPVEQKLINMSYGQKKKVIIAFGLATQAKLVIMDEPTNGLDIPSKAQFRKIMASAMTDERCIIISTHQVRDLDNLIDTVIMLDENDIALKATVEEITAKLTFKKVKEIDDSIIYAEPSLSGYNAVMPNYHQEESKLDMELLFNAIHAEKIKFKPLFS; from the coding sequence ATGATCAACATTAACAATCTTAATTTTGGCTACAGTAAGCATAAGCCATTATTTAAAAATATGAGCATGCGGTTAAGCAATGGCCATATTTACGGTTTGCTCGGAAAAAACGGTGCCGGTAAATCGACATTATTAAAAAACCTTGCTGGTTTGGTATATGCACAAAGCGGTACGCTTGAGGTAATGGGTTATGACCCTGCTAAAAGACAGCCTGCGCTTTTGGAGCAGATTTGTTTTATTCCGGAAGAATTTTATTTGCCATCAGTAAAAATTGATGGGTATATAAAAGCAAACGCCCCTTTCTATAAAAACTTCGACCACAATTATTTCACTGATCTGATTAAAGAATTTGATATTCCGGTTGAACAGAAACTCATTAATATGAGTTACGGTCAGAAGAAAAAAGTAATTATTGCATTTGGCCTCGCTACCCAGGCGAAACTGGTGATTATGGATGAACCTACCAATGGTTTAGATATTCCATCAAAGGCACAGTTCAGAAAAATTATGGCATCTGCCATGACAGATGAGCGTTGCATCATCATTTCTACCCACCAGGTTAGGGATTTGGATAACCTGATCGATACGGTAATTATGCTTGATGAAAATGATATCGCACTTAAAGCTACAGTAGAAGAGATTACAGCAAAATTAACCTTTAAAAAAGTAAAGGAAATTGATGACAGCATTATTTATGCTGAGCCTTCGCTCTCTGGTTATAACGCCGTTATGCCAAACTACCACCAGGAAGAAAGCAAACTAGATATGGAACTCCTTTTTAATGCCATACATGCAGAAAAAATCAAATTTAAACCTCTATTCAGTTAA